GACTTCCTTTAAAATAATCATGTTTATAAGAATgctacaaaaatgtcaaaatgtcccCATTTGTAAGTAACTGTATCCAATGTTGTTCTTCGATTTGGACATAGCTGTGTTCCTGATCAGGCCAAAGCTGACATACTTAGACCATAATTTGGAAAATTTACTTACTCCAGGCCAGTattggaaacaattcaaatacACTTTAAGTTTAATGAATCATTCATCATTATTCATCTATTCTAAGATCTGGTATTATATCATACGAATGTGTACTGTTAACATGATTAATATTCTAACATATAGGTAGTATGGCAAgtgatgacaattgttttagCAATTCACATAATTCAGTCAACATATTACAGAATGAGAATGGAAGTTCAAATatctttattattttcaaactgGTCTAAAATTATATTGGGTAGTAACATACGATTAACCATGGACATGTTTTCCCATTCCCTGACTCAGCTGTTCGTGAAATGTTGTTCATGTGGAATATTACAACAAAGGGATGTCTGTGAGTCTTGCCCGATGGATAAAAACGATATAAAACTTGCTATCTTTGTTACCACCTTAGATATGTTATTATCGCAGAGATAAATCAAACGTTGTGTTTAATGCACAATCTGACACGAGGACTGCAGTTCTGTAGCTGTTGGATTCTCAATAAAATGATTAAGGCAGGTTCATCACCAAACTAGAATGGTTCTCCTAGATGATCGCCTGTGTCACTGAAACCTGGTGGTTTAAGAGAATGAAACATTCTAATTAGAATAAAACTCACCAGTCAATCAGGAATAAAAACAACCACTATgatgtatttacaaacattgtctttgaatGAACCGCGTATGCGTGGTGAAATCGTAATTTTGAAGTAGCAGCCAATCAAATAGCACCTCTTCGCGAGGGCGCCATCTATCTAGAATTTAGCGCGAGTATTATAGTTTTCGTGTATGTAACCTTAAACgaatacagaaaaaaacaactacaAGAACTGTATATTTGTGGCTGATAATTTTTGTCTGTATCTCAAATATTTGGCATTAAATCGGAAGATTTGACCTTTAGTCTGTGGTTCTTAGATCCGTGGCAACATAAGCTGAATAAAGTAACATCTATAATTGTGGTGTTGCAAAACGCTACACAGCTTTATGTGTCCTTGgttttacaaaataaaataaacaaacggAAAACATGAGagtgaaatgcaaacaaaacaaatatgacaatttcaAAAGAGAAAATCAATATATGCATTAGGTTTCAACATAAGAAAGTAAATTGTTCGTAGGTTTTATTGGTGGGCTCCTTGCTCGATGTGTCAGATTCgatattttgacatttaaaggtTGAGTAATTCATGAAAGTGATGATTTTATATTTCGTTTTACTTGTTTATGAATGGGGTTCCTGTTAGATTTAAGACAAATCGCACAGtatgtcactttgttcatcatGGTTAGTTTAGAAAACAGGAGCAGTTCGTCGCCTGAAAGTCCACGTTTGACAAAATGAGAGAAAGTTCAGGAAGGTTTTAGAGGTTAGTTTACCACTCTAGTATTTTTTTTCACACTGCTTTCTtactttgaatttttttttcagacgCAAACTCTGTTCTCTCCTCATGAAAAATAATGTTGTTAGTTTTCAAGTGTTCTTAGCTGTCAGCTGACCAATGAGATTTATccgttttgaagtgattttcatCATGGAAATGTAACATTTAACTGTGTTCTGATTTCATCAAACACTCCTTCTGAACGTAAAAAGGTTTTAAAGACCAAAATACAACCTTGTAAAAAGAAATAACAATCAATATCCATAAATTACTGATGGACACTTTGGTTTTGAGAAAAGAAATCACGATTTCTTTGGTCAAGTGTTCAATCTCCAATCATTTTTCTAGAATTTCTTAATACATTGGGCATATAAGTTGCTATTTTCAGACACTGTTTGCCATGTCACATGTATGTGCAAAATGCTAAAAAATTGATTGAATAGTTTAGAAGATATGGTTCTCCTAAACCTCAAGATCAATTTTACTGAAATAGGTTTTACTGACTTAGCACACTCGCGTTTTCAGGCGATGAGATATGCCACATCGTGTTCGTTTAAAGACGCCCAAAGGATTCAACAATGTTCAGAACAGAGTACTTTTTGTGTGACACATGCGCAATTTCACTCGCTTGCCCATGCTTCCTGTTTGACTTGCGATCCTAAAGACAGCATGGTATGTTTTAAGCAGCTGTAAATTGTGCATTATTTCTTTATTTGGGTGAAGACAAAATGCCATTCTTGTGTGTGGCATGTCTTTCCGTCTAGGGTACGTTTATCAACTGATCGGTCCCCAAATGTTTACGTTTTGAATTTATTTGCTTGGTATGGCGCCGGCAAGAATCAGCCATATGTCATACCAATGGTGCATGTTTCCATTCGCTGCGATCATTTGTTTGCCTCACGTATTATACACTTATATTAGACACTTATGAAATTCATTCTTATGCCTTTTCACTTGTAGTTACCCAAAAGTGCCAGGTGATTCGATTGAAGTATCATGACCAGCTGTTGTAAATTATAAACTTCAGGCGTTAAATTTGGTAGATTATCAGAACACACTCTGATGAAGCCTAATGGTTAACCAGCTTCAGTTAATTTGCATGATACAATGTCTAGAGCTGTATGTTATATGATTAGGTTCACATTTATGATTATGTTGTGCTTGAGCGAACGTCTTGAGTGACAAATAGTTAAGAAGATGTTTTAAGATGATGTTATTTATAGACGTGACAGAATGTCTGTTGCAACATACTTGACTGATTTGTGTAATCTCGATTGATTTGATATTGGAGATTTGGCATTTATCTATTTCATGTAAATCAGCCTACCTGTTCTTAATTACTGTAGCAGGACAGCGATTATTTGAACTTAGAGTTTGAGTGCCTTGTTAATCACATGAATGACAACACTTCTATGATAATCAGAAATGCCATGTTTAGAATGCAGGAATAAATAATTCTTAATATATAGATAAGATCATACAGTCTGTTGTAAAGttgtgatatgcattaaaagtACATGTAAGAAGGAGTTAAAGAATGCCTGATTATTTTATGTTGCTATCTAGAATGTTATGTGCCATGGCTGATTATGTgaagtatatattttataagtgCACAGGGGTTTGTATCACTATATTATAAACTGCCATGAAGGTATGTACTGTCACTAACTATATACCGGTTAGTGACAGTACACAGTGTTAGTAGTGCacaccttgatggcagtttctATCATTACAAACACTTGTGCAATAGTTGGGTTAAATTAATCAGGTAATGTACACAGTGGCTGgaaattgtagacattgtaCACAATGACTGAGTGAATCAGGCAGTGAAACATGGTCTGGTTATGTCAGTCATTGTACACATTGCCTGATTGTAGACATTGACTTTTAACCTATAAAAGTGAATAGTTTGCAATGTGATGTATTTGCTGTTACAGAGGCCTATACTGCTTCAAGGACACGAGAGGTCCATAACACAACTCAAATACAACCGAGAAGGAGACTTAATATTTTCAGCAGCCAAGGATCAAGAACCAAATGTTTGGTACTCATTGAATGGCGAAAGACTTGGAACCTTCCAGGGTCACAATGGTGCCGTTTGGTGCATTGATGTCAACTGTATCCTTGGAACTGCTGAACTGATCATGTAGAGGCCCTTGTGAACAGTTATATATCTCTGTTCAACCTGTTATCACATGCTTCATAAAGGCAGTCAGCAATTCAATTCACTAGTCAGAGAGCCAGAGTctattaaaaataataaatggTCTTTTTCTAGGCTTACATAGTAATAATCTAATGACAGATATACTGGAAGTCATGGTCATTGCCAACTGCAGGCAAAAAGAATCTAAATGTTTTGGCATGCTTTGGAGGTATTGATAGACAAAAGTTTTATTATTACTTTTGACGAGTAAATTAATGGATTGGAATTTGGTGTTTTTTGTTGATGGCCCTGTTTGCAAAAGTTGGTGTTCATGATGTCtgtcactggatcatctggtccagacataatAACTCATATGCCACCTTTCTATCCTGGAATAGtgacatgtttgatgttaagTTTAGAAATTACTGTGACAAAGTCTTGTGAGTCCTCTTTAAATCAGCAAAATAGAACACTGGCAAGTCTGTAGTGTTAATTATATGTTTAATGGAAACACGGTTAtaatgaatgacagtacaggtccCTAATGCAGTTGGGGTACAAATCTATAAACTCACAGGAgtcatgatatttctggtaAACAAATTTACAGATTGAAGATAGTTGACAGCTGCTGAGAGATTAATGTAGACATGGGCTCAAGCAGTCTTGATATGTCAATGTCAGCAGACAGAGGAGCGTAATTCCAGTGTAGTAGTCCCTCATCACTCTCACGAACAATCTTTGATATGGATTTCTCTTTGGATAACTTTTTGAGATTTTGATGTAGAGTTTGAATGTCCTTGACCTCTGACCAGGGGATACCACCAAGGTGTTGACAGGTGCTGCTGACAACACCTGCAGATTATGGGATTGTGAGACAGGTGAGTCATTTTCTGGAGAATAGTACAAAAACATAGCCGTGGCTGTAAAAGTACTGCAACTGGATGAATTAATCTGTGCAATTTCCAATGGATTTTTATCCAGCATGTAGACTGGTGCCCAGCCTGTGCTGCACATGCTTCATTGTACTACACAACAACTAGGTAGCTGAGGCTATGCATTAAGACTGGGAGCCAGACTAGTATCGCAAAAAATTGGGTAGTTACAAATTGTTATTGAAACATGCTGCATCATCAGAGTTTGAAAGTTTATGCCAGTAATTTTCATGATCAATACCCAAGAAAacctgggttagaatttgtcattggtacctcatgcttgtagtaagaggtgactaacaggatcaggtggtcagacatactgacttggttgacatatgtcatcataacCCAGTTGAGTAGagtgatactcatgctgttgatcactggtttgtcgggtccagactggattatttgcagaagaccaccatatagctggaatattggtgaatgcAATCTTTAACCCCCCCCAAAATAAATTTCATATTCACACTTACTCAGTATGCATTTTCATAGTCCCAGCATACTTACTAAACACACATTTACGAACAATGCATTCAGATTATGTTAACctgtttcaaatgtaaatttTTTGCTAGAACAGTTGTGTTGTTGGTGTGTTGCAGGCAAGACATTGAACATTCTGGATTCACGCACAGCTGTGCGATCTTGTGGTTTCTCGTACAGTGGGAACCTCCTCATGTACACCACAGACAAGACAATGGGATTACCCTGTGAGATAGATATCTTCGACATCAATGATTGTAAGTCTGACAGTCTTGTCACTTCCATGTAACAATACTTCAGATAGTATCAATGACTAAGTGTTCTGAGATTGATGGTATTACTATACTATTGTATGTCTATGCTATTTTAACATACATATTATTGTAGCATCTCATGGTAAGGGAAATACTACAAATACTCTCAGTCTGAATGGAAGTTATTGGTTTAACATGGATTATTTCAACCTTCATTAGTGCCATACAAGAACAAGAGAGTTGAGGTAGCCTGGCAGGGTAAACTGTTTGCTTGTCTTGCCTaggatctgggtttgattccccatgtggttCCTCTATGTAAagaccatttcttgtgttccatACTATGAAATTGCTGGACGATTGCAGAAAGTTACAATGCACTATTTGATTCATTCAATCAACTACTTGATAAAAAGGCTTCATATATATGTTGTACATAATTAAACTCTCTGTTGGATAGATATCAGACAACATCACTGTTGTACATGCACCATCTGGAttgtaaaacaaacaactaCTCATAGACTTGACCTCAGTTATTAGTCCTGTGTAACCATCGTAACCCAGGTTTCACAAACATTTCAGCTTCTAATGAACCAGTGATGGTGATACCAATCGATGGGTCAAAGATCACATCGGCCATCTGGGGTCCGTATGAAGAATGCATCATCACTGGCCATGAGAACGGAGAAATCTGTCAGTACGACCTGAAGGTAAGACAGCCCTGTTCCAGGAGTAGTCTTGTTATGAAGACATAATCCCATTAAATGATGAGAAGTATATCATAGTAATTGGTCACGTACACAGTGCTAACTCCATGCTTGGGGATATACCCTAAGCTCATGCATCATGATGGACATTAATACTCCTGATAACCCGTCAGATGCTGGAAGGTTAATAGTAATATgactttctgctgggtgaacagacgcagtttcatacatacacatttCCCTATGGTGTGACCACACAAGTccaagaaactctcaggagttcAGCTGTCAAATATGGTTACGACCAAGGACTTTCCGTGACCAACTTTGCTTAAAGTTAACTTTAACTGATTTGGGACCTCTGCGCTATGCACAAGACCTCACTCCACCACATTACATGGTATGTTTAGACTGTTTGAAAGTCTCCTTGCCCTTGGGAAACTATGAACTGCAACAAAACTGGTCAAGGCTTGATCTTAGGCATTGGATGGGCACAAAAATAGTAATGAATGAAGACTTTGTTTCCCATGTGTAAGAGACATTCCATGACTTTTCACAGACTGGCCAGAAGGTGAACTCTGTCAAGGAACACACAAAGAACATCAATGAtattcagttatcaaaagatggGTCCATGTTCATCACAGCTTCAAAAGACACATCGTCCAAGGTGAGACGGCCATTTTCTCACATCTTTTAAAGGCATGTACACCAAGGAAAATGTGAAACGCATTTGACTGTCATAATAAGGATGATCCAAACTTTGTTGTTAATACAGTACATGATCTAGGGTACATGATCTAGGGTACATGATCTAGGGTACATGATCTAGGGTACATGATCTAGGGTAGaaatagtcttcagcaacccatgctggtcataagaggcaactattgggaaagggtggtcagactcgctgacttggttggctcGTCATCGTATCGCAACTTCTTTGCTCTTCACTCAcggtgttgatcacttgattgtctggtccaggctcaattatttagagaccaccccataaagctggaatattgctgtggcATTATAGAGCATAAGGACTAAGGGACCTGTCATTTATTGTAGGGCTTTGAGGAAGGATGGCCCCAGgactttcatgttttgttttcatattaacATTGAGCAAATCATTCACTACTTTATAACAGATGTGATTTTTATCCAATCCTGCACTTATTGCAGAGGTCTCTAAATGTGAAGTTTGTTCACCACTGCTCGATCTCGACAACTTATGTAACTTATACATGGTTCTGATTGTAAACCTTTGTAATTTCATAAGGCACTTGTTACTTGAGTATGATAATGATAACGCCATTACCACTTGCCTGAACTGTAGGGTATGCATCAGTTTGATTCCCTAAATAGGTACAATATCTGGCTTCATTCTTAGGAGTCCTGGGAGTTTTTGTCTGTCATCGTTATCTCTATGCCAGCCGTGATTTCTTTTCAAACAATCACTGTTTAATCTACTGCAGCTGTTTGACACAAAGACATTCGACTTCTTGAAGTGCTACAAGACTGAGCGACCTGTGAACTCTGCATCCCTCTCACCCATCTATGAACATGTAAGTGTTGTTGCCAACATGTGTCCACGTAAGGATTGTTCACCCAATTCATGTAAAGGGGTAAATTAAAAGAATACAAAATCTGGTTGGTCGATACAATATTATATCCCATttgtatagatcaatgctcatgctgtttattcctggattgtctggtccagccttgaTTATATATAGACCGGAGTCACGCATGTTAGTTTGGCATTTGCTATTTGATCAACACTgatattctttttcagaagaagtcctccttggggtacatataagcatttttatgtccattaaaaatccctacgacagttgtaactattttgataataaaatatttacaaaacaaaaaactcgtttttgtcttgtgggaccacctttacagggccccccaggccccccacagccaagagcaggtaactctggccgtctaccttgcacctcacttttcatgctgtcgttcgaCTAGAAAGACGTGTGTAgtccatttagatagtttttGTGCTATCTGCCTACGgaattatgagtgagaaagagtcagctactgtatgtatggttccttttctttcgcacgggcgttagttggaatttcttggctgaaattttcattcatatattgttgtaactttgccggtcgggtcctatcttcctgtcatgtggcaggcaagatggcggtctttatggcttctttttagtgcgggaagtgtttcgcttgcgtctcacttattcctacgtgtttcttattagtatgttttacatgctaagatgtcttaacccatttgttcttgtttcagtcaaaatggggATGTTGGTTTTTAAGACTTTTCGTCTTTTTCATTGCATTACGCACTTGTGTGTGCACACTTGTTATTGCATTTATCCGCTTATACTTTCTTGTTTAGCTGGGTTaatgtattttggcaatttattatcgcccgtgcgtttatattttgcatattgtgtgttcaattgcgtatgttttctgtacatcagttaccattagtTGGTTCTGATTGTTACAGTTTCGGGGTGCACCCAAGTCTTGGGTCTAGGCTCAGGCACGGGTGCTGTCCCTGTGGGAATCTCAGATCCAAGCTACGGCTCTGGTGTCGTTTTCCCAGCTGGCTCTAGGGGTTTTGCACCGAGCACCGGCTCGGGTGCAATTCCGCTTGCCGGCGCCGGTCCATCGGGTCTCGTACCGTTGGTCACCGGCAacctaactggtggttctcgagcaccggctttgccgcctgcctcggttccgctcagtgcatcgggtgtcCCTGCTTCGGCAGCCGACCCCACAGGGTCTCGACACCCTGGTTCTTCAATGAGCCAGGGGTAGGCCGACTCGGACATCTCGGctcttctgggtctgttgtccttgttgacgggtcccttgtgcgtcggggttaccggcaacctaactggtggttctcgagcaccggctttgccgcctgcctcggttccgctcagtgcatcgggtgtTCCTGCTTCGGCAGTCGACACCACGGGGTCTCGGCACCCTGGTTTTTCAGTGAACCAGAGGTAGGCCGACTCCGACATCTCGGctcttctgggtctgttgtccttgttgacgggtccCTTGTGCGTCGGGGTTACTGGCAACCAAACTGGCGgttcgagcaccggcttt
The window above is part of the Haliotis asinina isolate JCU_RB_2024 chromosome 1, JCU_Hal_asi_v2, whole genome shotgun sequence genome. Proteins encoded here:
- the LOC137255956 gene encoding eukaryotic translation initiation factor 3 subunit I-like → MRPILLQGHERSITQLKYNREGDLIFSAAKDQEPNVWYSLNGERLGTFQGHNGAVWCIDVNWDTTKVLTGAADNTCRLWDCETGKTLNILDSRTAVRSCGFSYSGNLLMYTTDKTMGLPCEIDIFDINDSSNEPVMVIPIDGSKITSAIWGPYEECIITGHENGEICQYDLKTGQKVNSVKEHTKNINDIQLSKDGSMFITASKDTSSKLFDTKTFDFLKCYKTERPVNSASLSPIYEHVVLGGGQEAMDVTTTSTRVGKFDARFFHMIFEEEFGRVKGHFGPINSVSFHPDGKSYTSGGEDGYLRVHFFDQSYFDFKFEY